The Hordeum vulgare subsp. vulgare chromosome 7H, MorexV3_pseudomolecules_assembly, whole genome shotgun sequence DNA window ttgctatgagtttcactgagccttgttcacttttccttagagtcactaaaaatttcagaaaatttcagagatagaaaaaggaaaagatgaggaggttcttaagaggctcttcaagccgtgaccccaaggatgatgaaaatgagaagaagaaacccaagtatctggtcccccgagttgcagaagttcaagcgtacgagtggccaagcgatgtgttcttatgcgccgccggactttatgagaacttttactacttggtggagaacgcatgccttaccgccttcgttgaagataagtgtctgcaatacctcctcctcactaatattttcgtgcaaagctttaatttctatccaaggaagagtcctcctatggttgagttcaagttatatgatatcccccagcgcatgtcacttcaggatttttgcaatgtatgcaaattaccttatgttggggatattcatgaacctcgtccacaggacttggaggctttcatagatactattgttgtaggagaggagagaggagtgccttgcgctagagctgctagcatacattttcctgtgcttcggtacttctcattattcatgggaaaatgtttgattgtccatgggaaagctggggcccttagctccccaggtcttgcggttttgcgcgaagccctttataatgataaaacttatagctttggcgctatagtagctcaacggttgaacacgaaccgttctaaaggcgttgtttatggaggtatctatgctactcgtcttgctagacattttgagatacctattagactgcacgaggaaggagagattcttcttcctgagagatatctagattatgatagcatggtttaccatgaatttcttgataaagatataaataagaggatgatttataacctggtatttagtcaaggtactcatgagactattactttggttgctccttctttgatcaatcttcatctaggcaggtacattattatgccctcggacatctacgcatattggggcatagcaccaccacaggcgcccgtgcccgagctaccagtcgagtaccagacgccagtttatcagtgggagccagaggagctcacacagcagtggcaccctcagtacactccggagtaccccggagacggttatttcccttcatgggagtagaccaacttaggccaaaagcctaagcttgggggagtacgtgtttctcactgacattatattcttgctcacactttcactttgctagtaggtgttcacactttgctactgtatcatccatgctagtttatttatttttctcgctttcttctcgtgtgtttgtctagtttgagaaaacccaagaaagatttcttgttcttcttttgcttgttgggagctttcccgtgtaaatagttttctttttctttgggtcagcgtagaagaccatggttacaatgtttagtggctctcgcatgcatatctgtttatctgtcaaagagccatattactttgtcttctcctttgtgtttgcttgcagattccagcttagtccaatgcacgagcactcttattattgttcacatcattcagtcgtgcaagtgaaaggcaataatgacgatatatgatgaagtgactgagcctggaaaagctggtatgaactcgatctattttgtttttgtaaatatgactagctcatcgttccagattcaactttgttgtgagagagaagcatgtttgcaatgacaacttagagatcatagtttctcatgccatgcttagttagctaggagcttataatggtttgtcttggatgccaacatgaattttgagatgattatgatgtagtatgataggatggtatcctcctttgaatgattccaatggcttgacttggcgcatgtttacgcatgtagttgaaacaaaatcaacatagcctctatgatattcatgttcatggtgatttatgtcctactcatgcttgcactgaatgttggttaatctcaatgcattttgatgactgttgtcgctctctagttggtcgcttcccagtcttttgctagccttcacttctactaagcgggagtactgcttgtgcatccacttccataaacccaaagttgatccatatgagtccaccatacctacctatatgcggtatctacctgtcgttccaagtaaatttgcatgtgccaccctctaaaccttcaagaaataatctgttttgcatgcccgaaccgctcatgtagtggtgacaaggggcgatcagtatcttccatgctaggtgtcttatcctcgatatgtgtttattcactatcattcacgagaaaggggccggtaattagaatggccagttccatgctcaaatcaaaaatataattgcaaacaaaactccccctggattgttgttagtatggacggcacccggctattcggctagtcgtggagtgtgattgactagtggtgggggagtcaaaactttacttttatgtttgggaaccgcctatagtatgtgtagcatggaagatggtgaaaactcttggtcattgcattgacaatgaaagcatgccacccaaaattattatctctgtctttaaagcttgagctctggcacctctgcatattaatgcttccctctgcgaagggcctatctatttatgtttctgttgagtcatcctttccttagaaaagcaccaattagagagcacctatgtcgtctttatgctttgcttttaattgatattgagcatgactgtgactggatcttctttgccatgaattacaatgttcagtcagcccttggtctttgaaggtgctctgcatttatgttttgccgtctcagaaagagctagcgagatatcatctgttcgtattgcttcatgattgttttgattgaagtgttgacgtttgaaacttattattattgctcgctagatgattatgtcattgatatgagtttgccatgagacctaaatgtcattgcttatgtggttagcttgtgatcttgctgaaaatctgaatatgagttagacataattgcaataacaagatcaaacagagttcgtaaaagtttttcttttgtctctttcagtttgtcaactgaattgcttgaggacaagcaaggctttaagcttgggggagttgatacgtctccgtcgtatctacttttccaaactcttttgcccttgttttggactctaatttgcatgatttgaatggaactaacccggactaacgttgttttcagcagaattgccatggtgttttttttgcgcagaaatagaagttctcggaatgacctggcaatttatgaggattttttgtggaatatataattaatactggcgcaagaatcaaacagagaggtggagcgtggagcccacaagcccaccaggcgccccccccccccatggccacgcctggcaggcttgtggggcccacggagctccgtcgcctccaattccagctctatttagtccctttcgtccgaaaaaaaaatcaaggagaagagttcatcgcgttttacgatacggaggcgccaccaccacctgttcttcctctggagggcagatctggagtccgttctgagctccggagaggggagatcgtcgccatcgtcatcaccaactttccttcatcgccaattccatgatgctcttcaccgttcgtgagtaatctcatcgtaggcttgctggacggtgatgggttggatgagatctatcatgtaatcgagttagttttgacggggattggtccctagtatccactatgttctgagattgatgttgctactactttgccatgcttaatgcttgtcactagggcccgagtgccatgatttcagatctgaacctattatgttctcgtcaatatatgtgtgttcttgatcctatcttgcaagttgtagtcacctactatgtgttatgacccagcaaccccggagtgacaatagccggaaccactcccggagatgaccatagtatgaggagttcatgtattcactaagtgctaatgctttgttctggttctctattaaaaggagaaccttaatatcccgtagtttccattaggaccccgctgccacgggagggatgaacaatagatgtcatgcaagttcttttccctaagcacgtatgactacatacggaatacatgcctacattacattgacgaactggagctagttacatatctctccgtgttataactgttgcatgatgaataccatccggcataattatccatcaccgatccaatgcctacgagtttttcctactagtccttgctacgttactttgctcctactgttgtcactgttgctacagttactctctcgctactgctgtcactgctgctactgttactctatcgctattgttgtcgttgctgctactgttactctgttgctactgttgccatcacagtactctgctactgatacttttctgcagatactaagtctttcacatgtggtttaattgacaactcaactgctaatacttgagaatatcctttggcttccccttgtgtcgaatcaataaatttgggttgaatactctaccctcgaaaattgttgcgatcccctatacttgtgggttatcaaccggTACCCGACCAGTCCATGGCACGATACAACCTTCGACAACCAGTGTGAGCTAAAATCTGATCGGATCCGTTCCTAATCCGGTTGTCGAATGCGCTGAAATCTGGCGGTCGGGGTTGGACAGCTCGGGCATTGAGGAAAGTGGGTTGCAACTAGGGAAGGGGTGCTGGGCTCACTGACTATGCTGGACAACGCACGACTGGGAAAAATGACGGTGACGACTAGGAACGAAAGGGGGTGGAGGCGAAGGGTGCGACTGGAGAGGGAGGGAAGGGGTGGAATAGAAAAAgagctacatgtatctccgacgaACAGAGCAGGGAAGGACATGGGCACGCGCTAGATGTGTGTCCATTCGATTGCAAATGTGATTCAAAATTAGGTCGACAATCGGTCCAAAAAGACTAAAAGAAAACATTGATCCATTTGCTATTGTTAGGAGTTAAAGTAATTATGATAATTAGGGAATAATCCTCCCTTGTACAGAACCGCTTCGTGCGGTTCCTAGCCAACCGACGCGACGGTTTTTCCCACGACCCCCACGACGAACGCATCCGTTTGTGGCGACGGTTTCGTATGTATTTAATCCTCACAGATCATCAATGAAAGATATAGTTCAATCAAATCATTCTAAACACGTTATCAGCCCGTAACTCTACCGAGAACAGAGCAAAGGCAAAACAACTCCGGCGAGAGTCGTcgggaaaagaagaaagaagggaGGAAAGGAGAAGGTAAGAGGATGCCTCGTGGTCTCCTATCCTTCTTCCTGCGCCTCGTTCTTGACGGCGGTCGACGTTGACagagccgtcgccgtcgccatggTGTTGGCGGACTTCGCCGCCACAACCGCCACGCCCGCGATCTTCACCGGTTCGGAGGCCGCCGAAATGGTTTCCGCCGCCGTGCACCACGTCTTCGGACTTCCCCACGGTGCTGGGACCTCCGATGCTTCGCGTGAACCGGCCATGCCAGCGGCGGCGCCGCTCCCGACCTGGATTCTTGCCGGACCGGCTGCTTCGAACCTGTACGCGGACGAAGTAATGGAGCATGTGGACGGAGCAATGGGCGTCGACGCCGTTGAGCCAGAACTTGCCGCGCCCCCACCACCACATCCATGCCCAGTGCATGGATGGGGGCCATGCTCGACCCCGTCGTCGTATCCTCCACTGGACTACGAGGTCCAGGAGGAGGTCGAGCCCGCGACACCTTCGCTGCCCGCGGAGCCCGCACAGCCGGACTCGCCGCGCCTTCCATCACCGACTCTGGCGCACGAGATAGCGGCCATTGGGGCTTCTGCACCAAGCTTCGGGTTGAGGATGCACCTGCCCTCGCCGGTTGGTGCACGCGCCATGAACGTGGACACCGGCGCTTCTTTGTCGAGCACGAGCCTCAGGATGCGCCTCCCTACGCCAATTGTTGTGCATGAGGACATCTTCGACAACGAAGCTGGCAACTCCTCTGGCCCATCAGCGCCCCGCCGCTGGCACATAGTGTCGCGCGCCGTGCTGCAGCATGCCGGCCATCGGCCGGGACGATGGAGCCCGGTGAATCTTGGGCTTGCCAATGGACACTCCAACGGCGTTGCGCCAGTGGCGCACCTTCCTGGAGGAACTTCTTTAGAGGAGGAGGATGTTGTGCCGGGGCCTGCTGCACCGAGGCCTTCGACCTCGCTCGGTGAAGCATTGACTGGTGATAtaggttggtggtggtggtgctaatgGCTGCATGCAGTGTATAAGGTGCTAGTGGAGAAGACGATGGGAATGATGGATGCGTTCTTATCCTTCCACCAGCATACACTGACTGTGGACAGCCACACCTTATCCATCCACCACTCACCAGTACATACATGCTTGTGCATGTCCACCACGTGCAACAGTCCACCGTCCTAGCAGGGACTAGTGCGCTTCATACAGGCTTGTCAGCCATGAGCCATCCCACTAGGCCTAGTTGGCTAGTTGGGCATGcaataataaaaaaacaaaaaaaagggtgGCTTGGCCACGGTAGTAGGCTGCTCTATTTTGACCTATTGCCATTTGTTTCGTTTTCTTTTCTGATTAGCTTTTAGCTTTTTCAGTTTTTGTACATATGTGTTTGTTAGTATTTTCTAACATAGTATTATGTAATATCTGCTTATTTTGTTTCAACATGTGTATGGATGCAATTTTTAATTGCTACATGTTGATTATGCTTGAAAATTATCTGACTACTTTCAGTTTTTGCACATATCTTATTGATTGCATCTAATGCAATGTATGCTTTGTTCACGACTGTGAGGTCTACACCACATGGtgattaccttcaaagtgttTTAAATGACACAAGGTTGTACAAAGTACCATGAGATTAAGGTCTGCACTACTTGGTAGTGATTTCCTCGAAGCAAAAAATGAAAGCACACATATTATGGCATGAAAATCGCCATACGAGTGTCTACGCCACTTTGTGGTGATTACCTCTATGTGTTCTACAAAACAAAGATCTACGCCATTTCATGGTGATTATCTTTTGTAGATAGTCATATTTTGGGTCGTTTAGGATTTTCCTAGACCTTTTATGTATAAATCAAGCATTTCATTTTACACACAATTAATTTACATAAGGGTAAATTAATGTGCATGATATTTTCATGCAGGATATGGCTGACATATCTAAGAAGGAATTTGCTGAGCTTGCCATGGATGGCAGAAATTATCTGACCTGGGCCATGGATGTCAAGATCAACTTGGCGGCCAGGAATCTGATCAGCACTATAACCACTCCTACTCAAGGAGCTCCTGCTATCGCAGATACGGCAAAGTATGCTTCTTTGCACTTCATTCGGCACCACCTTGATCCTGCTCTGAAAGAAGAGTACATGATGGAGGAAAGTCCTCTATCACTGTGGAACTCTTTAAAAGAGCGTTATGATCAACAAAGGTCGGTAATGTTACAtgaagcacaaagagaatggGCACTTATCCGTTTTCAGGATTTTAAGTCCGTTGCAGCATACAATTCTGTCATGCATCAAATCAACTCTAAGTTGAGATTCTGCAACAACGTAGTCTCGGATGCGGATCTCATTGAAAAGACACTCTCTACTTTCCATCCTAATATGAGGATTCTTGCTGAACAACACCGTCATAAGAAATACAAGAAGCATTCTGAGTTGATATATGCACTTCTTCAGGCAGAAAAGCACAGTGAAATTCTCGATAAGAATAATTTGTCCCGTCCCACGGAAACACTTCCGCTGCCTGAAGCACATTTCAATTCTCAGAATACTCAAAAATCTCGTGGTCCCAAAAGGAACCATAGGAAGATAAAAGGAAAGTGGAGACGCAATGAGAATCAGAATAGCGGTGGAGTCCAAAAGAGCAAGAATCATTTTAAGAAAAATGATAAGGGTAGCAGCTCTCAAGCTTGCTATAGATGTGGTTGTACTACTCATCATGCAAGGAAGTGTACAACTTCTAAGCATTTGGTGACGATGTATCAGCAATCGATTGGCAAGGGCAAGAATGCTCAAGGGAACCAGTACGAAGCTCACTTCACTGGTCCAATGATTGAAAGTTCTCAAGACGTTCATCTCAACGCAGTTCACAACAACATGGAGAACCAAGATCAGGCTCAGCAAAAGGAAGGACCGCCACTTAATGTTGATGACATGTTGGTGGATTTCACTTCTACTAATGACATATATGGAGATATGCTTTGGTCTTCCAATAATGTCATAAGTGTTGTGATGATGTCCTTAGTTATATTGTGTGTTGTAAAATAATTATGTCCTGAGACATATGGTATTGTAATAATTATGTCTTTAAACATAATGTATTATAATTTGTAAGCAGACATACATAGTATGTAATGTATGTGTTAATTCTATATGAGAttggataaataatgaattttattcTTTTACTCTATAGAAAACTTCAAGAAACAATCCAATGGAGGAGGAAATTTGTTTAGTGGACAGTGGTGCCTCTAACACAATTCTACAGGAGGTTAAATACTTCCAAAGTCTCAAAAAGAGTAAGGGAAGTGTTATGACAATTGGTGGTCATGACACGGTAATTGTTGGTTCTGGTCAAGCCACATTTACCCTCCCGAATGGTACAAAACTTGAAATCCAGGAGGCTTTATTGTATCCGGATTCAACTCGTACCCTGTTGAGTTTTAAGGATATCCGTATGAATGACTACCACATTGAAACTCATGAAGCCAATGCGGTTGAAAGCCTACTCATAACTCAGTAGAAGGGATCCGACAAGGAAACCCTTGAGAGGCTGCCTGCTCTATCTTCTGGACTGTATTACACAAACATCAAGCCAGAGCAACATTTGGCATAcaaaataatttttcagaatcttgacaagttcaagatatgGCATGATCACCTGGGTCATCCTGGTGtggggatgatgagaaaaattattgacGGTTCAATTGGACACAACATATTGGTTGCTAATTTCCCCAAATCCTCGGATTTCGTATGCACTGCATGTGCAACTAGGAAATTAATCACAAGACCTTCATATCTGAAGATCAAGAATGAACCACTTAATTTTCTTGaacgcattcaaggagatatatgtggtccaattCAACCGTTATCGGGACTATTTAGATATTTTATGGTGCTCATtgatgcttcaacaagatggtctaATGTGTGTCTATTATCAACAAGGAACCATGCTTTTGCAAAGCTGATTGCTCAAATCATTAAACTGAGGGCAAATCATCCTGAACACAGGATAAAATCCATCATAATGGATAATGTTGCTGAATTTAGTTCACGAGCATTCAATGATTACTGCCTAGCCTTGGGCATAACTGTGGAGCATTCTGTACCATATGTACACACACAAATGGCCTTGCGGAATCACTTATCAAGAGGATCAAGTTGATAGCAAGACCACTCCTACAGAATTGTAATCTTCCAACTTCTTGTTGGGGACATGCGGTATTGCATGCCGCAGAGTTGATACAAATTCGACCAACTTCATATCATACAGCCTCCCCGCTGCAGTTAGTACGTGGAAATcaaccaagtatttcccatcttcGAAGATTCGATTGCACTGTGtacgtaccgatatcaccaccttAGCGTACATCGATGGGTCCACATAGAAAAATGGGGATCTATGTGAGGTACAATTCTCCGTCGATTATAAAGTACCTAGAGCCTCTGACAAGGGACCTATTTACAGCCCCGTACGCTGATTGTATCTTCCATGAGGACAattttccggcattagggggagaaaagaaccacaaagaatgccaggaAATATATTGGAATGTTAAGGGGATCCAATCGTTAGATCCACGTACGAATGAATCTGAACTAGAAGTTCAGAAGATTATTAATttgcaaaatattgcaaataatctgccagatgcatttactgattataaaggtgtcactaaatcccatgttcccgctATGAATGTTCCAGAGAGAGTTGAGATATCTCATAAGACCACTCAACCGCCCAAGATGGGGAGAAAACTGGATAAAAAGGACAGGGCTTCTCAGAAGCGTCCGTGGGAAGTGAGGATCCCTTCAATTGTAAATGTAGTTCAACCACGAGTTGATATTCAACCTAGTGTTGAAAGACACCTAAAAGATGTTATGCATCCAGGACCCAGCACAACTGTGCACACAAATATTGCTGCTGGGACATCGGTACACCTTGACTCGATTGTTGTGGGAAATCACAATGATTCAGAAGGAATTGATGAGATTTCCATCAACCATGTTGAATCAGGAGAATCATTCAACAGAAAGACTACAAATGTCGACATATTTTTCGCCTCAAAGATTGCAGATGACCTGGCATTGGACCGTGAACCTAAGTTCATGGCAGAGTGTATGAAACGCTCAGACTGGTCCAATTGGAAGGTTGCAATAGAGGACGAATTGCGCTCGCTTGCCAAGAGAGGGGTATTTACTACAGTAATACCTAATCCTCCTAATGTTTTCCCCGTGGGGGCAAAATGGGTTTTTCTTCGTAAAAGGAAcgaaaacaatgaggtggtgagatataaagcgaGGCTTGTATCACAAGGGTTTACACAGAGACCCGGCATCGATTATGATGAAACATATTCTCCTGTGATGAGTGGAATCACGTACCGATACTTGATATCACTGGCAGTGCAAATGAATTTGTATATCCAATTGATGGATGTTGTGACTGCATATTTATATGGGTCACTTAAGACGGATATCTATATGAAAGTTCCCGAGGGACTGGAGATTCCGGGTCCGAAAGCTAACCGCAACATGTATTGCGTAAAGCTACTGAAGTCGTTATACAGCTTGAAACAGTcgggtagaatgtggtataaccgactaagtgagttcctttTGGAGAAGGGTTACTCAAACAACAATGATTGCCCATGTGTTTTCATCAAGAAATCCAGCGATGGATTTTGTATAATTTTCGTGTATATTGATGACTTGAACATCATTGGGACTACACGTGAAATACATGAGGCAAgtaatcatctcaagacggaattTGAAATGAAagatttgggtaaaaccaaatttTGTCTTGGTTTGCaacttgaacatttttcttcgggaATACTTGTTCATCGGTCTGCTTACATCCAAAAGTTACTggaaaagttcaatatggataaatcATACCCATCAAAAACACCTATGGTACTCAGGTCGCTTGACAGAGACAAGGACCCATTTAGGCCTAAGGGTGATGATGAAGAGATATTGGGACCAGAGTTTCCATATGTTAGTGCCATTGGTACATTAATGTATCTAGCAAACTGCACTAGACCTGATATGGCATTTGCAGTTAATTTACTGGCTAGATACAACGCATCACCAACAAAAAGGCATTGGGTTGGTGTGAAGAATATTTTCAGATATCTTCAAGGCACCAAAGATCTTGGTTTATTCtatcagaaaaatcaagagagaaccaCGGTGGGGTATTGCGATGATGGATACTTATCAGATCCCCATGATGCCAGATCGCAGACTGGTTTTGTCTTCTTACATGGGGGTACGGCCTTTTCTTGGAAGTCAACAAAGCAAACCTTAGTGGCAATGTCCACCGATCATTCTGAGATAATTGCTTTGTTCAAAGCATCAcgtgaatgtgtatggcttcgcagaatgatGAACTTTGTCCAAAGTTCAAGTGGGATTGGTTCGGTAAAATCACCCACTATTATCTACGAAGATAATGCTGCTTGCATTGCACAAATGCGAACAGGTTATATTAAGGGCAATATTAcaaagcatatttctcctaaattaTTTTATCCCCATGATCTGCAAGAGAAGGGGGAGATAAGTATTTTGCAAACGAAGTCATGCGATAATCTCGCTGATCTATTTACTAAGTTTTTACCAAGTTCTTTATTCCATAAGTATGTaaatggaattggtatgagacgacTTCGAGACTTGCAAAATTCAGGGGAAGAAATCTCCAAGGATATAACCTGTTAAGATTATGAGATCTTTTATATTGCATTCTTTTTCTTTGTGAGTTTTCCACATGGTTTCTCAtgaaaggtttttaatgaggcaatatcaatgcaagcat harbors:
- the LOC123409695 gene encoding uncharacterized protein LOC123409695; translation: MCQRRGADGPEELPASLSKMSSCTTIGVGRRILRLVLDKEAPVSTFMARAPTGEGRCILNPKLGAEAPMAAISCARVGDGRRGESGCAGSAGSEGVAGSTSSWTS